One genomic segment of Nocardia spumae includes these proteins:
- a CDS encoding MsnO8 family LLM class oxidoreductase gives MTNRSRRVRLSVLDTAPIAAGSDARTALHNSVELAKRADALGYHRYWLPEHHGMRGVASTAPAVVAARIASATHRIRVGAGGVMLPNHSPVVVAEEFGTLECFHPGRIDLGLGRALGGPRDVADRVRGPHERAATPFADRIAELIALFDADGDRPAAVPAAGNRPEIWLLGSSDHTARIAGDLGLPFAAAHHLTPMNTVEATGRYLDCFRPSAICPTPRISISVSVIVATNAERAHWLAGSLRMKTARRRQGEPMRLPAPDVAADRGFATPRHPGDEPPGLIVGTTTTVLPALAALADAADADELLVKTDVYDPEDRHESYELLMNAADRLPHPARQRP, from the coding sequence ATGACGAATCGCTCTCGCCGGGTTCGCCTCTCGGTTCTCGACACCGCTCCCATCGCGGCGGGATCGGACGCGAGGACGGCGCTGCACAACAGCGTCGAACTCGCGAAACGTGCCGATGCCCTTGGGTACCATCGGTATTGGCTGCCCGAGCACCACGGGATGCGCGGCGTGGCCAGTACCGCACCGGCGGTCGTCGCGGCCCGGATCGCCTCGGCGACCCACCGGATACGGGTGGGTGCGGGCGGCGTGATGCTGCCCAACCATTCCCCCGTCGTCGTCGCGGAGGAGTTCGGCACCCTGGAGTGCTTCCACCCGGGACGCATCGATCTCGGGCTGGGCCGCGCGCTCGGCGGACCGCGCGACGTCGCCGACCGCGTGCGCGGTCCACACGAACGCGCAGCCACGCCCTTCGCGGACCGAATAGCCGAATTGATCGCGCTTTTCGATGCCGACGGCGACCGACCGGCAGCGGTCCCGGCCGCAGGCAACCGACCCGAGATCTGGCTGCTCGGCAGCAGCGACCACACCGCCCGGATCGCCGGGGACCTCGGACTGCCCTTCGCGGCCGCCCATCATTTGACGCCGATGAACACGGTGGAAGCCACCGGCCGCTATCTCGACTGCTTCCGTCCATCCGCGATCTGCCCCACACCGCGGATCTCGATCAGTGTCTCGGTGATCGTCGCGACGAATGCGGAACGCGCGCACTGGCTCGCCGGATCGCTGCGGATGAAGACCGCGCGCCGGCGACAGGGCGAACCGATGCGGCTGCCGGCCCCCGACGTCGCCGCCGACCGCGGGTTCGCGACCCCTCGGCATCCCGGCGACGAGCCGCCCGGCCTGATCGTCGGGACGACGACGACCGTGCTACCGGCATTGGCCGCGCTCGCCGACGCCGCCGATGCCGACGAGCTACTGGTGAAGACCGACGTTTACGACCCGGAGGACCGGCACGAATCCTACGAACTGCTGATGAACGCCGCCGACCGTCTGCCGCACCCGGCGCGGCAGCGGCCGTGA
- a CDS encoding TIGR03619 family F420-dependent LLM class oxidoreductase translates to MRFHFAEAATAPDHWIPLARAVEAAGFTGICVADSLAFPRDSDARYPYTDSGQREFLRGKPFVEPMIACTAILTATTTLRATPFVLKLPVRPPLLVAKQAASLAVLSGHRLSLGVGISPWPQDFTAMGVLFERRGARLDEAIDIVRGLCAGGMFDYHGQLYELPAIQIEPVPAQPIPILVGGHSEAALRRAARRGDGWMHAGGDPRELTGLLHRLAALRAQHPGQRTDRPFEIHVVSPDAFTVDGVAGLAGAGVTDVIVGFRSAYDAGPDTRSLDEKLEAITRYGDTVIAAHGARQSN, encoded by the coding sequence ATGCGCTTCCATTTCGCCGAGGCGGCCACCGCCCCGGATCACTGGATTCCGCTGGCGCGCGCGGTGGAGGCGGCCGGGTTCACCGGAATCTGTGTCGCCGACAGCCTGGCCTTTCCGCGTGACAGCGACGCCCGCTACCCCTATACCGACTCGGGGCAGCGCGAGTTCCTGCGCGGCAAGCCCTTCGTGGAGCCGATGATCGCCTGCACCGCGATACTGACCGCCACCACAACTCTGCGAGCGACGCCGTTCGTGCTCAAACTGCCGGTCCGGCCGCCGCTGCTGGTGGCGAAACAGGCTGCCTCACTGGCGGTGCTGAGCGGGCATCGGCTGTCGCTGGGCGTCGGTATCAGTCCCTGGCCACAGGATTTCACCGCGATGGGAGTGCTGTTCGAACGACGCGGGGCCCGCCTGGACGAGGCCATCGACATCGTGCGCGGGCTGTGCGCGGGTGGCATGTTCGACTACCACGGACAACTCTATGAACTACCGGCGATACAGATCGAACCCGTTCCGGCCCAGCCGATCCCGATCCTCGTCGGCGGGCACAGCGAGGCGGCCCTGCGCCGGGCGGCCCGCCGGGGCGACGGCTGGATGCACGCGGGCGGCGACCCCCGGGAACTGACCGGACTCCTGCACCGCCTCGCCGCCCTGCGCGCACAGCACCCCGGACAGCGGACGGACCGGCCGTTCGAAATCCACGTCGTCTCCCCCGATGCCTTCACCGTCGACGGCGTCGCCGGGCTGGCGGGGGCCGGCGTCACCGATGTGATCGTCGGATTCCGCAGCGCCTACGACGCCGGCCCCGATACCCGCTCGCTGGACGAGAAACTCGAGGCGATCACCCGATACGGAGACACGGTCATCGCCGCGCACGGTGCGCGGCAGTCGAACTGA
- a CDS encoding DUF6875 domain-containing protein gives MVESGARTGTRWWDVYGDRDGWHGCHAAAGTLTDWVARHLMAPHPDLGRDGPVCPFVQHSAARHTLWAAMVPGGDEVTVERMHAVVDDAIEAYGKLVAGGDRPPHSTALVTVFPELTDCARIDAVHGERKTEVVRRGWMLGQFYPGCTVPGLWNRDFHPLDAPLPMLVLRPMMSTDYPFLVGRSEWLYAYFTHLAPNLPRRLRWEIAERMRVAGPAAGEITALRAHAPGEHAR, from the coding sequence ATGGTGGAGTCGGGTGCGCGGACCGGGACACGGTGGTGGGATGTGTACGGCGACCGGGACGGATGGCACGGATGTCACGCCGCCGCCGGCACTCTCACCGACTGGGTGGCCCGGCATCTGATGGCGCCGCATCCCGATCTGGGGCGTGACGGTCCGGTCTGCCCGTTCGTGCAGCACAGCGCGGCCCGGCACACGCTGTGGGCGGCCATGGTGCCCGGCGGTGACGAGGTGACCGTCGAACGAATGCACGCGGTCGTCGACGACGCGATCGAGGCCTACGGCAAGCTGGTGGCGGGCGGCGATCGGCCGCCGCACTCCACCGCGTTGGTGACCGTCTTCCCCGAGCTCACCGACTGCGCGCGCATCGATGCCGTGCACGGGGAGCGCAAGACCGAGGTGGTGCGGCGCGGCTGGATGCTCGGCCAGTTCTATCCCGGCTGTACCGTTCCGGGCCTGTGGAATCGGGACTTCCACCCGCTGGACGCGCCGCTGCCGATGCTGGTGCTGCGTCCGATGATGAGTACCGACTATCCCTTCCTGGTCGGGCGCAGTGAGTGGCTGTACGCCTATTTCACCCATCTGGCGCCGAATCTGCCCCGCCGCTTGCGCTGGGAAATAGCCGAACGGATGCGAGTAGCCGGGCCCGCCGCCGGTGAGATCACCGCGTTGCGGGCGCATGCGCCCGGTGAACACGCCCGCTGA
- a CDS encoding alpha/beta hydrolase yields MHRLPRCFAVLFAAFAMIAAVVPVVASADPGGPAIVGVHPLGGRQYSVDVYSPAMNRQINVWVSHPDFAAPALYLLNAVDGGEDGGPWMNRTDVAQFFADKPVNVIVPMGGRASYYTDWKSDDPVLGRNEWSTFLTRELPPLLDSEFRMTGRNAVAGTSMSATSALDLAIQTPGLYQAVGAYSGCPVTSGGVPQAYVYSQLGVFGANAGNMWGGPGDPAWAAHDPVINADRLRGTALYISSGNGVPGVHDTLGDPSISGDLGKLINRVAVGGVMEGVVNACTRQLTGRLGALGIPATVVSRPGTHAWTYWQDDLHDSWAVFAPALGV; encoded by the coding sequence ATGCACCGGCTCCCACGCTGTTTTGCTGTCCTGTTCGCCGCCTTCGCCATGATTGCCGCGGTGGTGCCTGTGGTCGCTTCGGCCGATCCCGGTGGTCCGGCGATCGTCGGCGTCCATCCACTCGGTGGCCGGCAGTATTCGGTCGATGTGTACTCCCCGGCGATGAACAGGCAGATCAATGTCTGGGTGTCGCATCCGGACTTCGCCGCTCCCGCACTGTATCTGCTCAACGCGGTCGACGGCGGTGAGGACGGCGGCCCGTGGATGAACCGGACCGACGTGGCGCAGTTCTTCGCCGACAAGCCGGTCAACGTGATCGTGCCGATGGGCGGTCGCGCCAGCTACTACACCGACTGGAAATCCGATGATCCGGTGCTGGGCCGCAACGAGTGGTCGACCTTCCTGACCCGCGAGCTGCCGCCGCTGCTGGACTCCGAATTCCGGATGACCGGCCGCAATGCCGTCGCGGGCACGTCGATGTCGGCTACGTCGGCGCTGGATCTGGCGATCCAGACACCTGGTCTGTACCAGGCGGTCGGCGCCTACAGCGGCTGCCCGGTGACCAGCGGCGGGGTGCCCCAGGCGTACGTGTACTCGCAACTGGGCGTTTTCGGCGCCAATGCCGGGAACATGTGGGGCGGTCCGGGCGATCCGGCCTGGGCGGCCCACGATCCGGTGATCAACGCCGACCGGCTGCGCGGTACCGCGCTCTACATCTCCTCCGGCAACGGTGTACCCGGGGTGCACGACACTCTCGGCGATCCGTCGATCTCCGGTGATCTGGGCAAGCTGATCAATCGGGTCGCGGTCGGCGGTGTGATGGAGGGCGTGGTCAACGCGTGCACCCGCCAGCTCACCGGCCGCCTCGGCGCCCTGGGCATTCCGGCCACGGTGGTCAGCCGTCCGGGCACCCACGCCTGGACCTACTGGCAGGACGATCTGCACGACTCCTGGGCGGTGTTCGCCCCGGCGCTGGGCGTGTAG